The DNA window GAGGTCAAGTCCTGGAATTCGGAGCGCCGGGCCCGATTGATTAGCGAATACCTGGAACGTCGAAAACACCGACGGGACAAACCGGGACGGGCCTTCGAACAGGTTTATTACACCTTCGACCTTTTGGGCAATCTCGGAATGTACCGGGATCTTCACCGTCATCGGATCCTTTCCCAGGAGCGTCAGGATTTTGATGTGGCGTACGGTTATGACACCCCCAACGAATTGGCCGAGATTGGGTTTAAGGAAAATTTCGACCGGTGCATGGCCCAAGCGGCCGATCTCTATAAACGTATCTACGCCGAGCTTCCTCATGAAGCACAATATGTCGTTCCCTTCGCCTACCGGGTTCGCTGGTATATGAAGATGAATCTTCGGGAGCTGGTCCATATCGGCGAGCTTCGCACGATGCCCCAAGGGCATTCCGATTACCGGTCCATGGTCCAGGAGATGTGCCGGAAAGCGGATACCGTGCATCCAACGCTGTTTCGGTATGCCAAGTTCGTAGATTGGAAGGAGTACCACCTGGGACGCCTTCAGTCCGAGATGCGAACGGAGTATAAAAAATCCATCCTGGATCCAAACTCCGACCGTAAGGCCTGATCGAAGAAAAATCCATGCAACGCAATAACCGCTTTGCGCTGAAAGAATGGGCCATCATCCTCAGGGCGTTGGCGGAAGGACGACAAGTCCTGCTGCTGCGCAAGGGCGGTCTCATTGAAAACACTGCTCGATTCAAGGTCGAGCATACCGAATTCTTTATCTATCCGACCTACCTTCATCAACAGCGTAGAGGAATTATTCCGGCTTGGAGGAAGTATTTAGACCAAATCCTAGCGGCCCCACCGCCGAAAGGGGAGGTTCACCTGACCCACTATGCCGTCGTGCAGCAGATGTTCAAGATCACCGAACCGGAACGAATTAAAACGCTGTCCGCCTTCCATGTGCTCAACGAGCATGAAGTCCGAAAGCGGTTTTTCTACGGCCAGGCCCCGGGACTTAATCTCGTTCTCCTGCGTGTCTTTCAACTGGCCGAGTCATTCCGGATACCGGTCCAACCCTCTTACGCCGGCTGTCGGTCGTGGGTCGATCTCGGGCAGGAAATTCCCACGTCCCGATGCCGCCCCGTTCTCGGTGATGACACTTTTGCCATGAAAGCCCGCCGCATTGCCGCGCGCCTCAACCCATCCCACCAGCCTTCCTGATCAATTGAGAAAGGACTTGACACGGTACCGGACCGATGGTATGATGTTTCTCGAAATAGACTAACCGGTCGGTTTCTTTCTACACTATGGCGAACAAAGGCGAGGTCACAAAACAAAAGGTCCTCAAAACTGCCCGGGAGTTGTTCTACCTCAATGGGTACAACAACACCAGTATCGACGATATTTTAAAGGCCAGCAAGATCAAGAAAGGGAATTTGTATTTCCATTTCAGCAGCAAGGAAGCGCTCGGATACGCGGTGATCGATAGTTACCTGGCCGAAGAGGCCGAATTGATTGACCGGATCCTGGCCGGACCGGGCCGCCCGATGGAACGGATTTACCGGCTGTTCGATTCATCCAGGCAGCATCTGAGCAAACAAGGCTGCCGCGGCGGCTGCCCTATTGGGAATTTTGCACTCGAAATGTCGGATATCCACAACGGCTTTCGGAAGAAGATCAATGAGGTCTTCGACGCCTGGTGCGATCGCCTCGAGCGACTCCTCCGGGAAGCAAAACAGAACGGCGAACTGCCCCCGTCCATCGATCCGAAGGCTTTGGCGTGTTTTATGGTCGCCGTTTGGGAAGGCGGCGTTATGCTGGTGAAGACTCGAAAAGACCCGCGAATCTTGGGCGACTGCATTAAAAGTTTGAAGGCCATCGTCGAGGCCTGTGTGCCCGGACCCGTCCGACAGGCGGGGGACCGGCAGGTTTACCGGGTCTGATTTTTTTACCCGCTTGATTGACCGACTGGTCGGTCAAAAATTAATGAAAGGAGGTGTCCGATGCGTTGTCCGCGTTGCAATGGATTAATGGTCGATGATTGGTTTCAAGATATTCGGGATGATACAGGGCGAATAAACTTTGAGGGACTGCGCTGTCTGATTTGCGGTGAAGTGGTGGATCCCGTCATTCTCCGCAACCGTCAAATCGGGCCTGAAGGGATTCCCGGCCGTCGTCGCCGGCGGTTAAGCCCGGCCGGGGTCTCCTAATGGAAGGGAAAACCAAGCGAGCAAAGTGAACGGGAGGGTTAGCGTCCATCCGGCTTTGCAGGTGGAGGGGGGCGACGCAAGCCCCAATAAATGGAAGGATGATCATGAACATAGAAGGTTATCATTCACTGATCGCAGTTAGCGTTATCGTATTTTATACGGCCGTCGTGCTGTTCTTTATCATATTTGCCCTTATGATCCGGCTGGTTCCCGCGCCGATCATGGTACCGACTGTACACCGTCCGCGTCAAGGAACCATTTTACGGCCAGGGGGAAGAAGCGGTCGAGGCGGTTGAACGGGGTTGATGTCCCGGACCGCCCCGACCTCGTCTGATCCCTTAAGACCCTCGGATTGATTTTCGGAACCGAACCCATTATATTGACGGTCGTCCATGCCGTTTTGATGGCAAGCTAGCCTTCAAACGATGACCCGAATAAAAAGACGGTTTCATGAATCAACGCTCTCGGACGTCCGATCCAATCGAAACAGCCGATGTCGTCATTGTCGGCGGAGGAACGGGCGGTCTTCTGTTGGCCCTGATTCTCGGTCGCGGGGGTCGACGCGTGACCATCGTCGAACGCCAACCCAAGCTCCAATCGATTGCGCGGGGGGAACTGCTTCAGCCAAACGGCCTTCGTATCCTGGATCGGCTCGGACTGTTGGATAGCCTCAAAATCCTTCCGTCCCATGTGGCCCACCAATTTAACTTCTTCCGCATCGGCGGTCGGAAGCTCTGCACCGTTGATTACCGGTCCCTCCCTCCCCCCTGGAATTTTACCCTGATCACACAGCCGCACCACTTGCTCGGCCTTCTTTTAGAACAACTCGAACAGACCGGTCGTGTCCGTCTCTTGACCGGAACCGACTTCGAAACGCTGTTGTTTCAGAATAAGACGATCATTGGAATCCGGGCCATTCAGAACGGCCGCCCCATTGAACTCCGCACATCGTTCGTCGTGGGCTCCGACGGCTCCTATTCCAAGGTTCGACAGGCGATGGGGGTCCGATTCCGTCTGCATGCGTATCGAGAAGGTTACCTCACCCTGGTTGTTCCGCGCCCGCCGGGATTTTCGAACGATGCACGGTACTATGTCGGTCGCGGCGAGATCCTGGGGATGTTTCCTGTTTCGGATACCGAGTTGTACCTTTTCTACATGATCCCGGCCGCTGCCAGGGAAACGATAAGGCAGCGCGGGCTTGACTCATTGATCTCGGCGATCTCAATGATCGATCTTGCGCTCACCCCGTCCCTCCGGTCCGTCACGTCTTGGGATCAGGTGGGGTACATGCCCTGCGTCCGGGTCCGGGCGGAGCGCTGGACCGCCGATGGCGTGGCCCTCATAGGGGACGCTGCTCACGCCATGAATCCTCACGTGGCCCAGGGTCGCAATCAGGCCATGGAGGATGCGGTTGTCCTCGCCGAGGTCATCCAGAACGGCTTTGCTTCCGGAGCATACCGGGAACCACGATTGGACCGTTATGAACTGGAACGACGGCCCCCTGTCGAGCGACTTCAGCGCATGGGGGATGAGCTGACCCTGTTGTGGAACACCGCCCTGCCCCCGCTCGCCTGGTTCCGGGATCGGATCTTCGAGGGGATGGCGCGCCATTCAGAGGTGCGGGAAAGGGTGGTAAAGTCGATCTCGGGCCTGGAGATCCGGCCGATGGGAATCTTCGACCGCCTGCGCGTTTTTTTGCCGTAATATCGCGTGGATTTTACCGACATGCACTACGAGCGAGGAGGGGAGGCTCCGCCAGCGGATGGGACCAGGCGAGCCGGTGCAAAATAGACCGGTTGCTTTTTACCGGTCTTGCGGATAAAATTATCCAAAAAGGAGATGCGGATGTCCGATTACTCCCCCGGTTTAGCAGGAATTCCCGCTGCAAAATCCAAGATCA is part of the Nitrospiria bacterium genome and encodes:
- a CDS encoding TetR family transcriptional regulator C-terminal domain-containing protein, with product MANKGEVTKQKVLKTARELFYLNGYNNTSIDDILKASKIKKGNLYFHFSSKEALGYAVIDSYLAEEAELIDRILAGPGRPMERIYRLFDSSRQHLSKQGCRGGCPIGNFALEMSDIHNGFRKKINEVFDAWCDRLERLLREAKQNGELPPSIDPKALACFMVAVWEGGVMLVKTRKDPRILGDCIKSLKAIVEACVPGPVRQAGDRQVYRV
- a CDS encoding DUF1802 family protein, which translates into the protein MQRNNRFALKEWAIILRALAEGRQVLLLRKGGLIENTARFKVEHTEFFIYPTYLHQQRRGIIPAWRKYLDQILAAPPPKGEVHLTHYAVVQQMFKITEPERIKTLSAFHVLNEHEVRKRFFYGQAPGLNLVLLRVFQLAESFRIPVQPSYAGCRSWVDLGQEIPTSRCRPVLGDDTFAMKARRIAARLNPSHQPS
- a CDS encoding NAD(P)/FAD-dependent oxidoreductase; its protein translation is MNQRSRTSDPIETADVVIVGGGTGGLLLALILGRGGRRVTIVERQPKLQSIARGELLQPNGLRILDRLGLLDSLKILPSHVAHQFNFFRIGGRKLCTVDYRSLPPPWNFTLITQPHHLLGLLLEQLEQTGRVRLLTGTDFETLLFQNKTIIGIRAIQNGRPIELRTSFVVGSDGSYSKVRQAMGVRFRLHAYREGYLTLVVPRPPGFSNDARYYVGRGEILGMFPVSDTELYLFYMIPAAARETIRQRGLDSLISAISMIDLALTPSLRSVTSWDQVGYMPCVRVRAERWTADGVALIGDAAHAMNPHVAQGRNQAMEDAVVLAEVIQNGFASGAYREPRLDRYELERRPPVERLQRMGDELTLLWNTALPPLAWFRDRIFEGMARHSEVRERVVKSISGLEIRPMGIFDRLRVFLP